Genomic window (Wenzhouxiangella marina):
TCGGGCGGGGCAGCGAAGTGCTGATCGCCGACCTCTGGCAGGTGCAGGGGCGGATGACCGAGCTGGTCGCGCAGCTGACCAGCCCCGTGCTGCACGATATCGAAGTGCACTGGCCGGCCGAGGTGGAAGCCGTGCCGGAGCGCATTCCCGATCTCTACACCGGCCAGCCGCTGATGGTGGTGGCACGGGCCGAGCGTCTGCGCGGTGATGTCCTGGTCACCGGTCTGAGCGATGGCCAGCCCTGGCAGCAGGTCATCCCCCTGGAGACCTTCCAGATCGCGCCTGGCGTGGCCGCCCACTGGGGTCGGCAGGCGATCCAGCGCGAGCTCGACCGGCGTGGGCACGAACTGGCCGAGGACGAGGTCCGACGGCGCGTGCTCGACCTCGCCATCGAGTATCAACTGCTCAGCCCCTACACCAGCCTCGTGGCGGTGGATCGGACCCCCGAACGCTCTCGCGAAGCCGCCCTGCGACGCCATCAGGTCCCCGGATATCTGGCCGACAACGGTGCCGATGCCAACGCCATGCTGGCCCGGGCCATGCCGGCCACCGATGCCGGCACGGTCTCGCGCTGGTTGCGTGGTCTGCTGGCCCTGCTGATGGTCGTGCTGCTTCTGCTGCACCCCTTCATCAGTCGTCAGGGTGACGGGGAGGGTGAGTCATGATTCGCCGGATTCTGATCGCTTCCCTGCTGGCCGTGGGCCTCTGGCAGCTCGGCGGCGCAGCGACCATCGAGGCCAAGGCCTGGCTGGGCCAGATCCTGCTGGAACGGGCCTGGGCGCAGTCGAGGGAAGAGGAAAGGCCGGTCAGTCCCTGGCCGGGCGCGGTCAGCCACCCCGTGGCGCGTCTTCGGGTGCCGGAGCTGGACATCGACTACCTCGTGCTCGATGGGGCGGATACCCCGGTGCTGGCCTGGGGGCCGGGCATGGAAACCGGACCGGCGGGACATCGCCTGATCGCGGCCCATCGGGACACCCATTTCCGCTTCCTGGAACACCTGGTCACCGGCGCCGAGGTGGAGCTGGAGCTGGGCGGAGGACAGACCGAGCACTGGCGCGTGGCCAGCCAGCAGGTGGTGGACTCGCGCACGACCGGCCTGAATCTGGCCGCCCCGGATCTGATGACCTGGGTCACCTGCTGGCCCTTCGACGCGATCGAGGCCGGCGGGCCCATGCGCCTGCTCGTTCAACTGGAGCGCGAAGATCGCCTGGAATCCCTGCCGACCGGAGAAACGCGATGAGCACACTCTGCCTGGACGAACTCAGTACCGCGCAGCGACGGGCGCTGGACCGATCCGAAGCTCGATCGGCCGTCAAACCGCTGCTCGGGGCGCCATCGTCGCCGTCGCTGGCCGATGGCGATCACTGGTGGCAGCAGCATGATCCCGGGCGCGCCCAGCTCGAGGTCGGCAGCTCCGAGTCCTCAGCGAGCCGCGTGCAACGCGCACGGCCCCGTCATCGCGAGCCGCGGCGGCGGAAAAGGGCCCGCTTGCACGCCGCGCTGCCCGCATCGTGAGATAATCGGCGTCCAGTTCGAACCCGGGCCGACAGTCATGTCCGACAAGCAGCGCATCTCGATCACGGTCAAGAGCGGTGAAAAGGTGGTCAAGCCCCAGGGCTTCACCGCGATCCGCGATGGCATCAAGGCCCGTGCCGGTGCCGAGCCGGCGCCGATCGGTCGCAAGCCCACCTGGCTGCGGGCGCGGCTGCCCTCGGGCGGCAAATACGAGGCGGTCAAGCGCAACGTGAACGAACACCGCCTGGCCACGGTCTGCCAGGAATCGAAGTGCCCGAATATCGGCGAGTGCTGGTCGAACGGGGTCGCGACGATCATGCTGATGGGCGATGTCTGCACCCGGGCCTGCCGCTTCTGCTCCGTCGACACCGGCAACCCGCGGGGCTGGCTCGATCCCGAGGAGCCGGCCAATTCGGCCGAGTCCGTGCGGCTGATGGATCTGAAGTACGTGGTCCTGACCTCGGTGGACCGTGATGACCTGCCGGATGGAGGTGCAGGGCATTACGCGGCCTGCATTCGCGAGATCAAGAAGGTCAACCCCCAGACGGCGGTGGAAGCGCTGACGCCGGATTTCCAGGGTCGTCTTCACGACGTGGAAACCGTGGTCGATTCCGGCCTGGAGGTGTTCGCCCAGAACGTCGAGACCGTTCGTCGCCTGACCCATCCCGTGCGCGATCCCCGCGCCGGCTACCAGCAGACCCTGGACGTGCTGGCCCACGCCAAGCGCCATCGCCCCGAGGTCCTGACCAAGACCAGTCTGATGCTCGGCCTGGGCGAGACCGACGAGGAAGTGATCGAGACGATGCGCGATCTGCGCGCGATCGGGGTCGACATCGTGACCTTCGGTCAGTACCTGCGCCCGACCGTCAACCACCTGCCGGTCGAGCGTTTCGTCACGCCCGAGGAGTTCCGCAAGCTGCGCGAGATCGGCCTGGAAATGGGCTTCATGGAAGTGGTGTCCGGGCCGCTGGTCCGCTCCAGCTATCGCGCCGATCGCGTCTTCGAGAAGAACAACTGCGGCATCGACGAGTCCGCGGCCTGAGGCGAGACGCTGCATGACCAAGCGCCTCGAGCCCGAGGAGCAGGCGCGGTTCCTGGCCGCGCTGGCGGGCTTGCTCGAACAGGCCCGTCGCGAGCGACGGACCCTGACCTACCTCCAGATTGCCGATGCCCTGGCCATGCCGGGCCCGCATCGGATCCACAAGACCACCCGCCTGATCGAACTTCTACTCAAGCAGGAAGTGACCGCAGGGCGGCTGCCTCGAGCGGCTCTGGCGGTCAGTCGTGCCCGTCCGGGTCGACCGGCGCCAGGCTTCTTCGACCGCGCCCGTCGCCTGGGCCTGTTCGACGGTCAGGATTCCGACGCCTTTCACGAGGGCCTGCTCGAACGCTTGTTCGCCGCGGACCGGGCGTGACCTCTGGCGGCTGACGCCCGGGCGGGCAGGGTGTAACATGCGCTTCCTGTGTTGATTCCATTCGAGCCGATTCCATGTTCCAGACCCTGCTGTCCGTCCGCGCCCTGCGGGCGTGTGTTCTCGCCCTGTTCCTCGTCGGCCTGGCCGGCTGTGGATCAGAGACCCCGGCGCCGTCCGCCGAGCCTGCTGCTCAGCCTGCCGACCCCGTCGAAAGCGCGCCAGCGGTCGTGCTCGAACCGCCGATGGCCGAACAGCGCGAGCACGTCGTGAGCGCGCCGGCCGGAGATCGCGAGGACCCGTGGTACTGGCTACGGGACGACGAACGTGAAGATCCCGAAGTGCTGGCCTATCTGGAAGCCGAGAACGAGTACAAGGAGGCCAGCCTGGCCCACCTGAGCGGTCTGCGCGAGCGGCTGTTCGAAGAACTTCGTGGCCGGATCGTCGAGGACGATTCCTCGACGCCGATCTTCGACAACGGCTACTGGTACTACACGCGCTACGAGAGCGGCAAGGAATACCCCATCCATGCCCGCCGCGAGGGCACGATGGAGGCCGACGAAGAAATCCTGCTCGACGTCAACGTACTGGCCGAAGGCCATGACTTCTACAGCGTCGGTGATTGGGATGTCAGCCTGGACAACCGACGCCTGGCCTACCTGGAAGACAACATCGGTCGTCGTCAGTACCGCATCCTGATCAAGGACCTGGCCACGGGCGAAACCGTGGACACGGGCATCGTCGGCGCCTCCAGCCTCAGCTGGTCGGGCGATCATCGTCACCTGTTCTACGTCGCCAACGAGCCCGAGACCCTTCGCTCCTGGCAGGTCTGGCGTCTGGACACGGCGCCCGAGTCCGTGCAGGAGGGCGAGATGCCCTTCGGTCAGGGTGATCTCGTTTACCAGGAAGACGATGCGGCCTTCTACACCGGTGTCGGTCGTACGGACTCCGGGGCCTACAACGTCATCTACCTCGGCTCGACCGTCTCCAGCGAAATGCGAGTGCTCGAAAGCGATCAGCCGCTCGGCGAGTTCCGGGTGTTCTTCCCCCGCGAGCGCGATCACGAGTACTACATCGACCATCACCAGGACCGCTGGATCGTCCAGACGAATTTCGAGGCGCCGAATTATCGC
Coding sequences:
- a CDS encoding sortase domain-containing protein, giving the protein MIRRILIASLLAVGLWQLGGAATIEAKAWLGQILLERAWAQSREEERPVSPWPGAVSHPVARLRVPELDIDYLVLDGADTPVLAWGPGMETGPAGHRLIAAHRDTHFRFLEHLVTGAEVELELGGGQTEHWRVASQQVVDSRTTGLNLAAPDLMTWVTCWPFDAIEAGGPMRLLVQLEREDRLESLPTGETR
- the lipA gene encoding lipoyl synthase, with product MSDKQRISITVKSGEKVVKPQGFTAIRDGIKARAGAEPAPIGRKPTWLRARLPSGGKYEAVKRNVNEHRLATVCQESKCPNIGECWSNGVATIMLMGDVCTRACRFCSVDTGNPRGWLDPEEPANSAESVRLMDLKYVVLTSVDRDDLPDGGAGHYAACIREIKKVNPQTAVEALTPDFQGRLHDVETVVDSGLEVFAQNVETVRRLTHPVRDPRAGYQQTLDVLAHAKRHRPEVLTKTSLMLGLGETDEEVIETMRDLRAIGVDIVTFGQYLRPTVNHLPVERFVTPEEFRKLREIGLEMGFMEVVSGPLVRSSYRADRVFEKNNCGIDESAA